A window of Peromyscus eremicus chromosome 7, PerEre_H2_v1, whole genome shotgun sequence contains these coding sequences:
- the Uba5 gene encoding ubiquitin-like modifier-activating enzyme 5, whose protein sequence is MAESVERLRQRVEELERELDRERSRQVVGGRTRIEKMSSEVVDSNPYSRLMALKRMGIVSDYEKIRTYAVAIVGVGGVGSVTAEMLTRCGIVTAL, encoded by the exons ATGGCCGAGTCGGTGGAGCGGCTGCGGCAGCGGGTTGAAGAGCTGGAACGAGAACTTGACAGGGAGAGAAGCCGGCAGGTCGTGGGCGGCCGGACCCGCATCGAGAAGATGAGCTCCGAGGTGGTGGACTCCAATCCCTACAG ccgCCTGATGGCCTTGAAACGGATGGGAATTGTCAGTGACTATGAG AAAATCCGTACTTACGCTGTAGCCATAGTGGGTGTTGGTGGAGTTGGTAGTGTGACTGCTGAAATGCTGACAAGATGTGGCATTG